One Gemmatimonadaceae bacterium DNA segment encodes these proteins:
- a CDS encoding insulinase family protein, which translates to MSRIRAVASSMFVLLALPVAAQQAGPPPPPARAASTVLPVDPKVRIGTLSNGIRYYIRQNSRPEKRAELRLVVNAGSILENANQQGFAHVLEHTAFNGTTHFAKNDLIKYLESIGVRFGADLNAFTSFDETVYILPVPTDTARIVEQAFTILEDWAHGQIFDSAEVMSERAIVREEWRGRKGASDRMLQQWLPIAFKGSRYAERLPIGTEKSIMSVTPSKLRAYYRDWYRPDLMAVIAVGDFDPARIEAQIKTHFNRVKKPSSAPARTIYDVPRNTAPLVAVATDREATTSNVNLIYKLPAHTTRNVGDYRRDLTERLYLQMLNARFAEIAQKPDAPFLGAGASKGSFFARTTEAFTLAAGVKDGGVEKGLEALLTEARRVDQFGFLQSELDRAKQDLLRGYERAFTERDRTLSGAFVEEYIGHYLRGEAIPGIDYEYTLAKELVPAIPLAGVNQLARNWISDENRVIIAQTPLKTGVPVPTESGLLSVFDRASKVTLAAYTETLSGAALLEKPPAPGSIVSSRAIAGIGAVEWKLSNGARVIVKPTDFKADEVLFGAYSPGGSSLVADADFMSAQLAAQVVQLGGTGSFNQIDLGKKLSGKAVSVTPTIGETSEGISGRTSPKDIETAFQLIYLNFTAPRLDTVAYAAFGNQVRPFLANRGAAPEAVFADTVQVTMSQKSFRARPLSPALFAEVNPQRAVAIYKDRFADAGDFTFAFVGNVDTASLRPNVERYLASLPATGRKESFRDNGSAPPRGVVQRVVRKGTEAKANTIIAFTGTCESTPGNRLALRALTTLFQTRLNETLREKLGGAYSPNVGGSCVKKPRSEYAVQVRFASSTENVEALSKTVLALTDTLRTQVPTQADVDKVREQISRSREVEVKQNVYWLSNILARDEAGEDLSGLSTAYDTLVRGLTAAQIQSAAKLYLNPANYARFVLLPEAAAK; encoded by the coding sequence ATGTCGCGCATACGCGCCGTTGCCTCGTCGATGTTCGTGTTGCTCGCCCTTCCGGTCGCGGCTCAGCAGGCTGGACCACCTCCTCCGCCAGCCCGCGCGGCATCAACTGTTCTGCCGGTAGATCCAAAGGTCCGGATCGGGACACTCTCCAATGGCATCCGATACTATATCAGGCAGAACTCGAGGCCCGAAAAGCGCGCGGAGCTGCGGCTTGTCGTGAACGCAGGGTCGATACTGGAGAACGCAAATCAGCAGGGATTCGCGCACGTCCTCGAGCATACTGCATTCAACGGAACGACTCATTTCGCAAAGAACGATCTCATCAAGTACCTCGAATCCATCGGTGTGAGATTCGGCGCTGATCTGAATGCATTCACGAGTTTCGATGAAACCGTGTACATACTGCCCGTTCCGACGGACACGGCCCGTATCGTCGAACAGGCATTCACGATTCTCGAAGACTGGGCACATGGACAGATCTTCGATTCAGCTGAAGTCATGAGCGAGCGCGCGATTGTCCGCGAGGAATGGAGAGGCCGGAAAGGCGCGTCCGACAGAATGCTGCAGCAGTGGCTTCCCATCGCGTTCAAGGGCTCCCGCTATGCCGAGCGCCTCCCCATCGGAACCGAAAAAAGCATCATGTCGGTTACGCCGTCGAAGCTCAGGGCATACTACAGGGACTGGTATCGTCCTGATCTGATGGCGGTAATCGCGGTCGGTGACTTCGATCCTGCCAGGATCGAGGCGCAGATCAAGACCCATTTCAACCGCGTAAAGAAGCCGTCGTCGGCGCCTGCACGCACGATCTACGACGTCCCCCGAAACACTGCGCCACTGGTTGCCGTGGCAACGGACAGAGAGGCGACGACTTCGAACGTCAACCTCATCTACAAGCTGCCCGCGCACACCACACGTAACGTTGGCGACTACCGGCGCGACCTGACCGAGCGGCTGTACCTGCAGATGCTCAATGCCCGCTTTGCCGAGATCGCTCAGAAGCCGGATGCCCCGTTCCTTGGCGCTGGCGCATCCAAGGGGAGTTTTTTTGCCCGCACGACGGAAGCGTTCACGCTTGCGGCGGGGGTGAAGGACGGCGGGGTCGAGAAAGGCCTCGAAGCTCTACTTACGGAAGCGAGACGTGTGGATCAGTTCGGGTTTCTTCAGTCCGAGCTCGACCGCGCCAAACAGGACCTGCTCCGTGGATACGAGCGAGCGTTTACGGAGCGTGACCGAACCTTGTCCGGAGCATTTGTCGAGGAGTACATCGGCCATTACCTCCGAGGTGAGGCGATTCCGGGAATCGACTACGAATACACGCTGGCCAAGGAGCTCGTTCCGGCGATCCCGCTGGCTGGCGTCAACCAGCTCGCCCGCAACTGGATCAGCGATGAAAATCGCGTGATTATCGCTCAGACGCCGCTCAAGACCGGTGTTCCCGTGCCTACCGAAAGCGGCCTGCTCTCTGTATTCGATCGCGCCAGCAAGGTCACTCTGGCCGCATATACCGAAACTCTTTCCGGCGCAGCGCTGCTGGAAAAGCCACCAGCACCGGGAAGTATCGTTTCGTCACGGGCGATTGCGGGAATCGGAGCGGTCGAGTGGAAGCTCTCGAACGGCGCCCGGGTTATCGTCAAACCGACAGATTTCAAAGCCGACGAAGTGCTGTTTGGCGCCTACAGTCCGGGTGGATCGTCCCTGGTTGCCGATGCAGACTTCATGTCCGCGCAGCTGGCAGCGCAGGTTGTCCAGCTCGGAGGCACCGGAAGCTTCAACCAGATCGACCTCGGCAAGAAGCTCAGCGGCAAAGCTGTGAGCGTTACGCCGACGATCGGTGAGACCAGCGAAGGAATAAGCGGGCGCACTTCACCGAAGGATATCGAAACAGCGTTCCAGCTCATCTATCTCAATTTCACGGCGCCACGGCTCGATACGGTAGCGTACGCCGCGTTCGGCAATCAGGTGAGGCCTTTCCTGGCGAACCGCGGCGCTGCGCCTGAGGCGGTGTTCGCGGACACAGTGCAGGTCACGATGTCGCAGAAGTCCTTTCGGGCCCGGCCGTTGTCCCCGGCGCTTTTTGCGGAGGTGAATCCGCAGCGCGCGGTTGCGATCTACAAGGACCGATTCGCCGACGCAGGCGATTTTACTTTTGCGTTCGTCGGCAATGTCGACACCGCATCGCTGAGGCCGAACGTTGAGCGCTACCTTGCATCGCTTCCTGCCACGGGGCGGAAGGAGTCGTTCCGCGACAACGGCAGCGCTCCACCGAGAGGCGTCGTACAACGCGTTGTGAGAAAGGGAACGGAAGCAAAGGCAAATACTATCATCGCGTTCACTGGAACGTGTGAATCAACTCCCGGGAACAGGCTCGCGTTGCGCGCGCTCACAACGCTGTTTCAGACTCGCCTGAACGAAACGCTGCGTGAAAAGCTCGGGGGTGCCTACAGTCCCAACGTCGGTGGAAGCTGCGTGAAGAAACCGCGTTCGGAGTACGCTGTGCAGGTACGGTTCGCTTCGTCGACCGAGAATGTCGAGGCGCTGTCAAAGACAGTTCTTGCACTGACCGACACACTCAGGACTCAGGTGCCGACGCAGGCCGATGTCGACAAGGTGCGGGAGCAGATTTCCCGCAGCCGCGAAGTGGAAGTAAAGCAGAATGTCTACTGGCTCTCAAACATTCTGGCGCGGGACGAGGCAGGCGAAGACCTCAGCGGACTGTCAACCGCATACGATACGTTGGTCCGCGGACTCACTGCTGCGCAGATACAGAGCGCAGCAAAGCTGTATCTCAACCCAGCGAATTATGCGCGCTTCGTGTTGTTGCCGGAGGCAGCGGCGAAGTAG
- a CDS encoding TonB-dependent receptor plug domain-containing protein produces MTRLSTRGNLCSVLLLAAVFPAFFASTELLAQAKPSAPMSLADAALIVPALRLSISADIRAMPLAEALRAAVPRSELDFVWDASLEELARPVTLRAKRITVADAIIALIERSNAAPGLEVVFIPPRSLVVRRRAAETSLHTQSQGGIGALVMNPAPVPLRDVVVVAARYSSLQGDSRPPVFTREQLLGTPQIGNDALRAVSRLPGVTADDFTARFTVRGGTGDDILVLLDGVELIQPYHLQEFGGTISIVDARAVESLRLSTGVRGAEYGGRIAGVLDMRSLEPDAGHLSGGTAASLLDAGAWAAGRLGTGNAWSMVGRYGFPEYALSRGGATGDLRARYYDVLAKARFARGTDTVALHALVAGDQLYYQPAEDTQIRGSAGNVYLWATSRKGIGERAEVRQTVSVAGIDRSRNGVSAGDDGFSPPTQVTDNRNTAAFAARQDWRVNLRPAIALSAGAELARTESRYRYTLLRGAFGADPVSLPAPRVSLNPKAWSWATYATGRWRIAESTIVEAGARHDVQRIPENNEAAFSPSLLLAHTATKHTVLRAAFGRVAQFQRPYELDVADGQVAFEKGDRAAHAGVEVEHTLRGGHILRTQLYRRTYSRVRGRFLDSGLGPSPFPELDPAGNIRSAPENRRVVGTEMSIDARPGGALSWGGSYAWSRSRDRVESNTVPSPYDRPHGVHARASYTTRQGWHIGAAWQVHTGSPYTTPIYTVTFSETGDSISLVRTLGPPNGNRVGPYHRLDVRAQRSWTTALGRYAIFVDVLNAYDRKNPRPSIQFVVDGANAPITLNDPDAMLPVLANVGFRLEF; encoded by the coding sequence ATGACTCGACTCAGCACGCGAGGCAACTTGTGCAGCGTGTTGTTGCTTGCGGCCGTGTTCCCGGCATTCTTCGCCAGCACCGAGCTGCTGGCACAGGCAAAACCGTCGGCACCGATGTCCCTCGCCGATGCCGCATTGATTGTTCCGGCTCTTCGCCTATCCATCAGTGCCGACATCCGGGCAATGCCACTGGCCGAGGCATTACGAGCGGCCGTGCCACGATCGGAGCTCGACTTCGTATGGGACGCATCACTCGAAGAGCTCGCCCGTCCGGTGACGTTACGCGCGAAACGGATAACCGTCGCCGATGCGATCATCGCGCTGATCGAGCGAAGCAATGCGGCCCCTGGACTCGAAGTGGTGTTCATCCCGCCAAGGAGTCTTGTCGTCCGCCGGCGCGCCGCAGAAACGTCGTTGCATACGCAGAGTCAGGGTGGCATCGGTGCACTGGTGATGAACCCCGCGCCCGTGCCGCTCAGGGACGTCGTCGTCGTCGCCGCTCGGTATTCGTCTCTGCAGGGCGACAGCCGTCCCCCGGTCTTCACGCGTGAACAACTGCTCGGCACACCGCAGATCGGCAACGATGCGTTGCGCGCGGTGTCACGTTTGCCCGGAGTGACGGCAGACGATTTCACCGCGCGCTTCACGGTCCGCGGAGGAACGGGCGACGACATCCTCGTTCTACTGGACGGGGTTGAACTCATCCAACCGTACCATCTGCAGGAATTTGGCGGAACAATCTCCATCGTCGACGCGAGGGCAGTGGAATCGCTCCGGCTCTCCACCGGAGTACGCGGGGCGGAGTATGGCGGCCGGATAGCGGGCGTTCTCGACATGCGCTCGCTCGAGCCGGATGCAGGCCATCTCAGCGGCGGGACGGCGGCGAGTCTTCTGGATGCGGGCGCCTGGGCAGCGGGGCGCCTTGGAACGGGGAACGCGTGGTCAATGGTCGGGCGCTATGGATTTCCGGAGTACGCGCTTAGCCGCGGCGGCGCAACTGGCGATCTGCGAGCGAGGTACTACGACGTGCTCGCAAAGGCGCGTTTTGCCCGTGGCACTGACACAGTCGCATTACACGCGCTTGTCGCTGGAGATCAACTGTACTACCAGCCCGCCGAAGATACGCAGATCCGCGGGTCGGCAGGAAATGTGTACCTGTGGGCTACAAGCCGGAAAGGAATCGGCGAACGCGCCGAGGTACGGCAGACTGTTTCAGTAGCGGGTATTGACCGCAGCCGCAACGGTGTCAGTGCTGGCGACGATGGATTCTCGCCTCCCACGCAAGTGACTGACAACCGCAATACTGCGGCGTTTGCCGCAAGACAGGATTGGCGCGTCAACCTCCGGCCAGCCATCGCGCTGAGCGCGGGAGCGGAGCTCGCACGAACGGAGAGCCGGTATCGTTACACACTCCTTCGCGGCGCCTTTGGCGCGGACCCCGTTTCGCTGCCAGCCCCGCGCGTCTCATTGAACCCGAAGGCTTGGTCCTGGGCAACGTACGCAACCGGCCGGTGGCGGATTGCCGAGTCCACCATAGTTGAGGCAGGTGCGCGCCACGATGTGCAACGGATCCCGGAAAACAATGAGGCGGCGTTCAGCCCGAGTCTTCTTCTCGCCCACACCGCAACGAAGCACACCGTATTGCGGGCGGCATTTGGCCGGGTCGCGCAGTTTCAGCGGCCCTACGAACTCGACGTCGCTGACGGCCAGGTGGCGTTTGAAAAGGGTGACCGTGCTGCTCACGCGGGTGTCGAAGTCGAGCACACCCTTCGCGGCGGACACATCCTGCGAACCCAGTTGTACCGGCGAACATATTCGCGCGTTCGTGGCAGATTTCTCGACTCGGGCCTCGGGCCGTCGCCCTTCCCGGAACTGGACCCGGCCGGAAATATCCGCTCCGCGCCCGAGAACCGGCGGGTCGTGGGTACCGAAATGTCGATCGACGCCCGCCCGGGAGGAGCGCTGTCCTGGGGAGGAAGTTACGCCTGGTCGCGTAGCAGAGATCGAGTCGAGAGTAACACTGTACCTAGTCCATACGACCGGCCGCACGGCGTGCATGCTCGGGCATCGTACACAACGCGACAAGGCTGGCATATCGGTGCCGCGTGGCAGGTTCACACTGGTTCGCCGTATACGACTCCCATCTACACCGTGACGTTTTCTGAGACGGGCGACAGCATATCCCTGGTTCGGACACTTGGCCCTCCAAACGGCAACAGGGTTGGGCCGTATCATCGGCTCGACGTGCGCGCGCAGCGCTCCTGGACCACCGCGCTGGGTCGTTACGCGATCTTTGTGGACGTGCTGAACGCATACGACCGGAAAAATCCGCGGCCATCGATCCAGTTCGTTGTCGATGGGGCGAATGCTCCAATTACGCTGAACGATCCCGACGCAATGCTGCCGGTCCTTGCGAACGTTGGATTTCGATTGGAGTTCTGA